A window of the Helianthus annuus cultivar XRQ/B chromosome 4, HanXRQr2.0-SUNRISE, whole genome shotgun sequence genome harbors these coding sequences:
- the LOC110912574 gene encoding FT-interacting protein 3, giving the protein MMQKPPHEDFSLKETKPHLGGVKVTGDKLTSTYDLVEQMQYVYVRVVKARELPSKDITGSCDPYTEVRLGNYKGVTRHFEKKTNPEWNQVFAFSKERVQASVLEVTVKDKDVVKDDFIGRVLFDLNEVPKRVPPDSPLAPQWYRLEERKGEKLKGELMLAVWWGTQADEAFAESWHSDAATVSFADGVANIRSKVYLSPKLWYLRVNIIEAQDLIPTDKTRFPEVYVKAELGNQHLRTRISMNKSINPMWNEDLMFVAAEPFEEPLILSVEDRVAPNKDEALGKCVIPLQYVERRLDHKAINTRWFNLEKHAVVEGEKKKEVKFASRVHMRICLEGGYHVLDESTHYSSDLRPTAKQLWKSSIGVLEVGILSAHGLTPMKTKDGRATTDAYCVAKYGNKWIRTRTIVDSFAPKWNEQYTWEVFDPCTVVTIGVFDNCHLHGGDKAGGAKDSRIGKVRVRLSTLETDRVYTHSYPLLVLHPTGVKKMGEIHLAVRFTCSRLLNMMHMYSHPLLPKMHYVHPLTVAQLDSLRHQATQIVSMRLARAEPPLRKEVVEYMLDVGSHMWSMRRSKANFFRIMGVFGGLIAIGKWFDQICNWKNPITTVLIHILFLILVLYPELILPTVFLYLFLIGIWYYKWRPRNPPHMDTRLSCADNAHPDELDEEFDTFPTSRPPDLVRMRYDRLRSIAGRIQTVVGDLATQGERFQSLLSWRDPRATALFLIFCLVAAVVLYVTPFQVVTLITGFYVLRHPKFRHKLPGVPLNFFRRLPAKTDSML; this is encoded by the coding sequence ATGATGCAGAAGCCTCCACATGAAGATTTCTCCCTCAAGGAGACTAAACCGCACCTCGGTGGGGTAAAAGTCACCGGGGATAAGCTCACCAGCACGTATGACCTCGTGGAACAAATGCAATACGTATATGTTCGTGTTGTAAAAGCAAGAGAGTTACCATCAAAGGACATTACAGGTAGTTGTGACCCATATACCGAGGTTCGTTTGGGAAATTACAAGGGCGTGACCCGTCATTTCGAGAAGAAAACGAATCCCGAATGGAACCAAGTGTTTGCGTTCTCTAAAGAGAGAGTTCAAGCATCTGTTCTTGAGGTTACTGTGAAAGATAAGGATGTAGTTAAAGATGACTTCATCGGTCGGGTTTTATTCGATCTTAACGAGGTTCCAAAACGGGTCCCGCCAGATAGTCCGTTAGCTCCCCAATGGTATAGACTGGAAGAACGAAAAGGTGAAAAACTTAAGGGAGAGTTAATGCTTGCCGTTTGGTGGGGTACACAAGCAGACGAAGCGTTCGCTGAATCATGGCATTCCGATGCTGCAACTGTTAGCTTTGCTGACGGTGTAGCCAATATTCGGTCAAAAGTTTATCTTTCACCGAAACTTTGGTATCTTCGAGTTAACATAATCGAAGCACAAGACTTGATCCCGACAGATAAAACCAGGTTCCCTGAAGTTTACGTGAAAGCCGAACTTGGAAATCAGCATTTGCGGACAAGAATCTCTATGAACAAGTCTATTAACCCGATGTGGAATGAAGATCTCATGTTTGTCGCTGCAGAACCGTTTGAGGAGCCCTTGATTTTGAGTGTCGAAGATCGTGTTGCACCCAACAAAGATGAAGCGCTTGGAAAGTGCGTTATTCCGTTACAATACGTTGAGCGACGGTTGGACCATAAAGCTATCAATACGCGATGGTTTAATCTCGAAAAACATGCTGTCGTGGAAGGGGAAAAGAAGAAAGAAGTCAAGTTTGCTAGCAGGGTTCATATGAGAATTTGCTTAGAAGGCGGTTATCACGTTCTCGATGAATCGACTCACTACAGCAGTGATCTTCGACCGACAGCTAAACAGCTGTGGAAAAGTAGCATCGGGGTTCTCGAAGTTGGGATCTTGAGTGCTCACGGGTTAACGCCAATGAAGACGAAAGATGGACGGGCGACCACTGATGCATACTGTGTGGCCAAGTACGGGAACAAATGGATCCGAACAAGAACAATTGTGGACAGTTTTGCCCCGAAATGGAACGAGCAATATACTTGGGAGGTTTTCGACCCCTGTACTGTTGTAACCATTGGTGTTTTCGATAACTGTCATTTACACGGTGGGGATAAGGCTGGCGGGGCTAAGGACTCGAGAATCGGGAAGGTTAGGGTTCGGTTGTCAACTCTTGAAACTGACCGAGTTTACACCCATTCTTACCCGTTGTTGGTTTTGCACCCAACCGGTGTTAAGAAAATGGGTGAGATTCATTTGGCGGTTAGGTTTACATGTTCCCGTTTACTAAACATGATGCATATGTACTCCCACCCATTGTTGCCGAAAATGCACTACGTTCACCCGCTAACTGTTGCCCAGCTTGATAGCTTGAGACACCAGGCTACACAAATTGTGTCCATGCGACTCGCACGGGCGGAGCCACCGTTGAGAAAAGAGGTTGTGGAGTATATGCTAGATGTGGGTTCTCACATGTGGAGTATGAGAAGAAGTAAGGCTAATTTCTTTAGAATCATGGGGGTTTTCGGCGGGTTAATCGCGATCGGGAAATGGTTTGATCAAATCTGTAACTGGAAGAATCCCATAACCACTGTTCTTATCCATATCCTGTTCTTGATACTGGTTTTGTACCCAGAACTTATTTTACCAACCGTTTTTCTCTACCTTTTCTTAATTGGAATATGGTACTACAAATGGAGACCGAGAAACCCGCCCCACATGGACACGCGTCTCTCATGTGCTGATAATGCTCACCCTGATGAACTTGATGAAGAGTTCGACACGTTTCCGACTTCTCGCCCTCCTGATCTTGTGAGAATGAGATATGATCGGTTAAGAAGTATTGCGGGTAGGATTCAGACGGTTGTCGGTGATTTGGCAACTCAAGGAGAAAGGTTTCAGTCGTTACTCAGCTGGAGAGACCCGAGAGCTACTGCATTGTTTCTGATTTTCTGTTTGGTTGCTGCCGTTGTTCTTTATGTCACACCTTTCCAAGTCGTGACCCTTATTACAGGTTTCTATGTGTTGAGACATCCCAAGTTCCGCCATAAGCTACCCGGGGTTCCGCTCAATTTCTTCAGGAGATTGCCAGCTAAAACTGATTCCATGCTATGA